Proteins encoded together in one Stigmatella aurantiaca window:
- a CDS encoding RCC1 domain-containing protein, with protein MTPTPRCAQKMRLTALLAVSLWALGAGASPPEKAAHPARARNVLVTDSTSSMVLDRDGAVWIWGTGRGSEHGTWPDKQVLSATPRRMEGLTGAISLARGPFGGHALALLEDGTVLSWGSNTSGQLGDGTRTPRPTRERVVGLSNVVSIAAGASYSLAVREDGTLWGWGSNAYGTLGDGTRTRRLTPIQVPGLTQVVAAAASQTHSLALREDGTVWAWGINSYGQLGNGTTNESLVPLRVQGLTNVVAVAASPGTSYALRGDGTVWAWGGNSADQLGAGPPANGGLVPGPVPGLSQVVSLAASSHVLALRRDGTVWAWGSNRRGELGRGMTSESGAAQPVPGLHGVTAIAAAYGHSLALRRNGTLWGWGDNGDSTLGTGTGRRSLPGLAVGLGQVRELTSNMIHVLAVREDGTVWTWGNVNRLSPGQPYVAAAARIEGLSGVVSASAGPEHSLAVREDGTVWAWGDNFSGQLGDGTLVSKPSPVPVQGLTGIVAVAAGSTHSLALRADGTVWGWGSNWAGQSSGEPSEDNAMTPTQVQGLSGVVSIRTGMDLSVAVRGDGSVWYWGLSEDSVEEPQLQQVPGLTDITTVAVSRFGIAAVRSDGTVWQWRVTDRQTGTPPQQVAGVTDAVDTAYSFNTLQILRSNGTVWNLGENFSGERGFPSEQLTPPGPSWVPGLTGVVSLSSGPFSQTVLALRGNGTVASWGSNAAGLLGSGVSPLHLEPARVLLPCRLKVSGAEHEAPGGLWHCASEH; from the coding sequence ATGACACCCACCCCCCGCTGTGCACAGAAGATGAGGCTGACGGCGCTGCTGGCCGTCTCGTTATGGGCCCTGGGAGCAGGGGCGAGCCCCCCGGAGAAGGCGGCGCATCCCGCACGTGCGCGGAACGTGCTCGTGACGGACAGCACCTCCTCCATGGTCCTGGACCGGGATGGCGCTGTCTGGATTTGGGGAACCGGCCGCGGTTCGGAACACGGAACCTGGCCCGACAAGCAAGTGCTCTCCGCCACGCCCAGGCGGATGGAGGGCCTGACAGGAGCCATCTCGCTGGCCCGCGGCCCCTTTGGAGGGCACGCCCTGGCCTTGCTGGAAGACGGCACGGTGCTCTCTTGGGGCTCGAACACCAGCGGCCAGCTCGGAGATGGGACGCGCACCCCCCGCCCTACGCGCGAAAGGGTGGTGGGATTGAGCAACGTGGTGTCCATCGCAGCAGGAGCGAGCTACTCGCTGGCGGTGCGCGAGGACGGCACCCTGTGGGGTTGGGGGAGCAACGCTTACGGCACCCTGGGAGATGGGACCCGGACCCGGCGTCTCACGCCCATCCAGGTACCAGGACTGACCCAGGTGGTGGCTGCGGCGGCGAGCCAGACCCACTCCCTGGCGCTCCGTGAAGATGGAACGGTGTGGGCCTGGGGCATCAACAGCTACGGCCAACTGGGCAATGGGACCACGAACGAGAGTCTCGTTCCCCTGCGGGTACAGGGGCTGACGAACGTGGTGGCGGTGGCGGCCTCGCCCGGTACCTCCTACGCGCTGCGGGGGGACGGCACCGTGTGGGCCTGGGGGGGCAACAGCGCCGACCAACTCGGCGCCGGTCCCCCGGCGAACGGAGGCCTGGTGCCAGGACCCGTCCCCGGGCTGAGCCAGGTGGTCTCCCTGGCCGCGAGTAGCCATGTGCTGGCCCTGCGGCGGGACGGCACCGTGTGGGCCTGGGGGAGCAACCGCCGGGGGGAACTCGGCCGGGGCATGACCAGCGAGTCTGGCGCCGCGCAGCCCGTGCCAGGCCTCCACGGCGTCACCGCCATTGCCGCCGCCTATGGACACTCGTTGGCGTTGCGGCGCAACGGCACCCTGTGGGGGTGGGGAGACAATGGAGACAGCACGCTGGGCACGGGCACCGGTCGCCGGAGCCTTCCTGGCCTCGCCGTGGGCCTGGGACAGGTGCGGGAGCTGACCTCGAACATGATTCACGTGCTGGCGGTGCGCGAGGATGGCACCGTCTGGACCTGGGGGAATGTGAACCGCCTTTCCCCTGGCCAGCCCTATGTCGCGGCCGCGGCGCGGATCGAGGGGCTTTCTGGTGTGGTGAGTGCCTCGGCGGGTCCGGAGCACTCCCTGGCGGTGCGCGAGGACGGCACCGTGTGGGCCTGGGGCGATAACTTCTCCGGCCAGTTGGGGGATGGGACCCTCGTGAGCAAGCCCTCCCCGGTGCCCGTACAGGGCTTGACGGGCATCGTGGCGGTGGCCGCGGGCAGCACCCATTCGCTGGCGCTCCGGGCGGACGGCACGGTGTGGGGCTGGGGCAGCAACTGGGCCGGCCAGTCCAGCGGCGAGCCCAGCGAGGACAATGCGATGACGCCCACCCAGGTGCAGGGCCTCTCGGGCGTGGTGTCCATCCGCACCGGCATGGACCTGTCCGTGGCGGTTCGCGGCGATGGCAGCGTGTGGTACTGGGGGCTCTCCGAGGACTCCGTGGAGGAGCCCCAGTTGCAGCAGGTGCCGGGGCTCACGGACATCACCACCGTGGCGGTGAGCCGGTTTGGCATCGCCGCCGTGCGCTCGGACGGAACGGTGTGGCAGTGGCGCGTCACGGATCGGCAGACCGGCACGCCTCCCCAGCAGGTGGCGGGCGTCACGGACGCCGTGGACACGGCCTACAGCTTCAACACGCTCCAGATCCTGCGCTCGAATGGGACCGTGTGGAACCTGGGGGAGAACTTCAGTGGTGAGCGCGGGTTTCCTTCGGAGCAGCTCACGCCTCCGGGCCCCTCATGGGTACCAGGGCTGACCGGGGTGGTGTCCCTCTCCAGCGGCCCCTTCAGCCAGACGGTCCTCGCCCTGCGTGGGAACGGCACCGTGGCGAGCTGGGGGAGCAATGCGGCGGGATTGCTCGGCAGTGGCGTCTCGCCCCTGCACCTGGAGCCGGCACGGGTGTTGCTGCCCT
- a CDS encoding thiol-activated cytolysin family protein produces the protein MYNVRSVLTLTGLSLLALHGCGAQDGEVTPQEPAALAVLGQEVQNPAVFTYLNGISPLVLPGVSSQQSSRNGEEVLDSAVNVCKYTDVSETNHFDKLVSFDPNADALWPGAIVQGQPLSLGLLAPIGGRRAPATLTLTNARIDGSTPAEYVYSRTLASPSLASSQDAIHSILSAESVNFAAKVAYTIHQAHSLNEGSVKAGIAIQFGGNSLNTTFGQQWTQSKTTMLVDFTQGYYTVALNAPPDPSAFFTADTSVDEVRPFIYNGNPAGYISSVTYGRRLLIKFESSEDSSKVSATLDAVFTKGKVGGSISLSTEQLKVLQETKMTLLALGGPSGSAVEVLGSGMDKVSSLQSYFQAGANYSPSSPGVPLSYAVRYLNNYQPFVVASTSQYTVPSCVGKTSRLGVSLHELYIHSNGETFGKGEMNYDVYVGDELVASGRNVKRGDKESIGLNVSREVASLQREGNTLVVRAKVWENTKEVNPRVTHGFNLSSRNWSPLGYQDNVAEYKNLKVSLRYTISAAN, from the coding sequence ATGTACAATGTAAGGAGCGTGTTGACGCTGACGGGTTTGTCTTTGCTGGCGCTTCACGGCTGTGGAGCGCAGGACGGCGAGGTGACGCCGCAGGAGCCGGCCGCGCTGGCGGTCCTGGGCCAGGAGGTCCAGAACCCGGCGGTCTTCACGTATCTCAATGGCATCTCCCCGCTCGTCCTGCCGGGGGTGTCGTCCCAGCAGTCCTCCCGGAACGGGGAAGAGGTCCTGGACTCGGCCGTCAACGTCTGCAAGTACACGGACGTCTCGGAGACGAATCACTTCGACAAGCTGGTGTCGTTTGATCCGAACGCGGACGCGCTCTGGCCGGGCGCCATCGTGCAGGGCCAGCCGCTGTCGCTGGGCCTGCTGGCGCCCATCGGCGGGCGCCGGGCCCCGGCAACCCTCACCCTGACCAACGCGCGCATCGATGGCTCCACGCCGGCCGAGTACGTGTACAGCCGCACCCTGGCCTCTCCCAGCCTCGCGAGCTCCCAGGACGCCATTCACAGCATCCTCTCGGCCGAGAGCGTCAACTTCGCGGCGAAGGTGGCCTATACGATTCACCAGGCGCACTCGCTCAACGAGGGCTCGGTCAAGGCGGGCATCGCGATTCAGTTCGGAGGCAACAGCCTCAACACCACCTTCGGCCAGCAGTGGACGCAGAGCAAGACGACCATGCTGGTGGACTTCACCCAGGGCTACTACACGGTCGCCCTCAACGCCCCGCCGGATCCCTCGGCGTTCTTCACCGCCGATACCTCGGTGGATGAGGTGAGGCCGTTCATCTACAACGGCAACCCCGCGGGCTACATCAGCTCGGTGACGTACGGGCGCCGGCTGCTCATCAAGTTCGAGTCCTCCGAGGACAGCTCCAAGGTGTCCGCCACCCTCGATGCGGTCTTCACCAAGGGCAAGGTGGGCGGCAGCATCTCGCTGAGCACCGAGCAGCTGAAGGTGCTCCAGGAGACGAAGATGACGCTGCTGGCGCTGGGCGGCCCCTCGGGCAGCGCGGTGGAGGTGCTCGGCTCCGGAATGGACAAGGTCAGCTCGCTGCAGAGCTACTTCCAGGCGGGTGCCAACTACTCGCCGAGCTCGCCGGGCGTTCCGCTCTCCTACGCGGTGCGCTACCTGAACAACTACCAGCCGTTCGTGGTGGCCTCCACGAGCCAGTACACGGTCCCCTCGTGCGTGGGCAAGACGAGCCGCCTGGGCGTGTCGCTGCACGAGCTGTACATCCACTCCAATGGCGAGACGTTCGGCAAGGGCGAGATGAACTACGACGTGTACGTGGGGGACGAGCTGGTGGCCTCCGGCCGTAACGTCAAGCGCGGTGACAAGGAGAGCATCGGGCTGAACGTGTCGCGCGAGGTGGCCAGCCTGCAGCGGGAGGGCAACACCCTGGTGGTGCGCGCCAAGGTCTGGGAGAACACCAAGGAGGTCAATCCCCGGGTGACCCACGGCTTCAACCTGTCCTCGCGGAACTGGTCGCCCCTGGGCTACCAGGACAACGTCGCGGAGTACAAGAACCTGAAGGTCAGCCTGCGCTACACGATTTCCGCGGCCAACTGA
- a CDS encoding GFA family protein, which produces MAETKRYTGGCHCGRFEFEVDTDLSTAIACNCSICTKHGLVLTFVAPEQFTLKKGTQGELTKYQFNKKVIDHLFCPHCGVESFGTGKMPDGKTMFAINVRCLEGVDMTTLRPTPVDGRKF; this is translated from the coding sequence ATGGCGGAGACGAAACGGTACACCGGGGGATGTCACTGCGGCAGGTTCGAGTTCGAGGTGGACACGGACCTGAGCACCGCCATCGCCTGCAACTGCTCCATCTGCACCAAGCACGGCCTGGTGCTCACCTTCGTGGCGCCCGAGCAGTTCACCCTCAAGAAGGGCACCCAGGGCGAGCTGACGAAATACCAGTTCAACAAGAAGGTCATCGACCACCTGTTCTGCCCCCACTGTGGGGTCGAATCGTTCGGCACGGGCAAGATGCCGGATGGCAAGACGATGTTTGCCATCAACGTGCGCTGCCTGGAGGGCGTGGACATGACCACCCTCCGGCCCACGCCCGTGGACGGGCGCAAGTTCTAG
- a CDS encoding gamma-glutamylcyclotransferase, which translates to MLPSGLAKEIPLDYRLRTPEELDTSLGQALAAAPQDTARSGSWLFVYGSMLKDPPFSPEEQRHAVLEGWERVFCLADPKMRGTPKHPGLSLGLVQGPRCVGVAYRLSARTMREDLKGVWQREMALPFYAACWLQARTRPGPIPVLTFCTDLHGPLYEPSLSEPAMLERLATCAGENGSNAAYLEQTVQQLAEVGIPDPGLAQLALRVRAMR; encoded by the coding sequence GTGCTGCCCTCTGGACTGGCAAAGGAAATCCCCCTGGACTACCGCCTCCGCACACCAGAAGAACTCGACACATCGCTCGGCCAGGCCCTGGCCGCCGCGCCCCAGGACACCGCCCGGAGCGGCTCCTGGCTGTTCGTCTATGGCTCCATGTTGAAGGATCCGCCCTTCTCGCCCGAGGAGCAGCGGCACGCGGTCCTCGAAGGATGGGAGCGGGTGTTCTGCCTCGCCGACCCGAAGATGCGCGGCACCCCGAAGCACCCCGGGCTCAGCCTGGGCCTGGTCCAGGGACCTCGCTGCGTCGGGGTGGCCTACCGGCTCTCCGCCCGCACAATGCGCGAGGACCTGAAGGGCGTCTGGCAGCGGGAGATGGCGTTGCCCTTCTACGCCGCCTGCTGGCTCCAGGCACGAACCCGGCCAGGCCCCATCCCGGTGCTGACGTTCTGCACGGATCTCCACGGCCCCCTGTACGAGCCGTCCCTGAGCGAACCGGCGATGCTCGAGCGGCTCGCCACGTGCGCGGGAGAGAACGGCTCGAACGCCGCGTATCTCGAGCAGACCGTCCAGCAGCTCGCGGAGGTGGGCATTCCCGACCCGGGGCTGGCCCAGCTCGCGCTGCGCGTGCGCGCCATGCGCTGA
- a CDS encoding alpha/beta hydrolase, translating into MSRTQARTPPQERQEGRLRARPHRPSGEAPESGTRPLGLGGRRDGLLHVPPGYRADRPAPLGVLLHGAGGHAPHALALWQRLADEAGLLLLAPESRGPTWDIIVESGYGQDVAFIEQALAYVFERYAVDPAHLAIGGFSDGASYALSLGLTNGDLFTHVVAFSPGFLVPAAQRGEPSLFISHGVKDTVLPIEPCSRRIVPRVQRAGYPVRYHEFDGPHTVPVDIAQEALTWFLAPSPGGGNA; encoded by the coding sequence ATGAGCAGGACACAGGCGCGGACGCCACCGCAAGAGCGCCAGGAGGGCCGGCTGCGGGCGCGTCCGCACCGTCCCTCCGGGGAGGCGCCGGAGTCCGGCACGCGGCCCCTGGGCCTGGGCGGCCGGCGGGATGGGTTGCTGCATGTGCCCCCAGGCTACCGGGCGGACCGGCCCGCGCCCTTGGGGGTGTTGTTGCATGGGGCAGGAGGCCATGCCCCCCACGCGCTCGCCCTCTGGCAGCGGCTCGCGGACGAGGCAGGGCTCCTGCTGCTCGCGCCGGAGTCCCGGGGCCCGACGTGGGACATCATCGTCGAGAGTGGGTATGGCCAGGACGTGGCCTTCATCGAGCAGGCGCTGGCGTACGTCTTCGAGCGCTATGCGGTGGACCCGGCGCACCTCGCGATCGGAGGGTTCTCGGATGGGGCGTCCTACGCGCTGTCCCTGGGCCTCACCAACGGGGACCTGTTCACCCACGTGGTGGCCTTCTCGCCGGGGTTCCTGGTGCCCGCGGCGCAGCGCGGTGAGCCGTCGCTCTTCATCTCCCATGGGGTGAAGGACACGGTGCTGCCCATCGAGCCCTGCAGCCGCCGCATCGTCCCGCGCGTGCAGCGGGCGGGCTACCCGGTGCGCTACCACGAGTTCGATGGGCCGCACACGGTTCCGGTGGACATCGCCCAGGAGGCGCTGACGTGGTTCCTCGCGCCGTCGCCTGGAGGCGGTAACGCCTGA
- a CDS encoding glycosyltransferase, giving the protein MNHDRPATPSAPARPPPLPTLRDSVTPGGDELTVGDLADMVATQRRVVERLRECGGAQCAELVAHEHTLLLLLAQLHSRVGKPSSPIEDPVRMAHVLADVFQFEVPNSPRKHVGKAVSRAKRAMMKGLMPFHIEVLRPQREFNAELAMLVEQMSAHRSATLNADQGAQIRGRLEPLADPTAWRPRSHRASTAGGMFTLLKKSYLTTLGPVLRQLLEGQRRWNLAAVDALCAAVDWQAPAASRAERMISELEALSNPMAQGMASLGLRALSPIWNELLRRQVRFNQTVVRALAAIHHVNEPTVHDYQAWCAAHEPEQFRQASRALLSLTRRPLLSLLTPTYNTPESVLRACLDSVRAQSYDRWEMCIADDGSTAPHVVRVLREYADLDKRIRFIRTPSNGGIAKATNAALDLVQGEYVCFLDHDDTLAPHALAEVALRLQTEPEADLLYSDEDRMDQSGRRVLPFFKPGWSPDLLRSANYICHFLVVKRDLLEKVGRIREGFDGAQDYDLILRVSEQAQRIAHIPRILYHWRMSAVSMAADVRNKPKASDAARRALADHLARCSEEAIIEEPLPTTFHMRYPVRGKPLVSIIVPFKDKPELLAKLVESLERHNSYAHYELLLISNNSVRPETHALLDRLVDPRIRKLTWNEPFNYSAINNFGVRNAQGELLLFLNNDVEALKAGWLEELIGQAQRPGVGAVGPKLVFPDQTIQHAGVILGMGGFAGHVFARLADRAEWTAFGHADWTRNYLAVTSACVMMRRDVFESVGGYDESFIVCGSDVELCLRIVEKGLRVIYTPAAKLLHDESATRRVDSIPEVDFWRSFSTYRRYLREGDPFYNPNLSLTMGDGTLRRDKRDAESMAVQVLTTELPGSRMPVASQGRANHQRHIAEHVPGMDCLPVEAERTRQQNGGRIAALQSRSKQLRKLSWFVPYFRHPFGGVHTILRFGHLMRTRHGVESQFVIYDNPHASAREMEARARVLYEMPPGSFRVLSSQEDVKTLPECDLAIATFWRSAYLILKHPQAYARAYFVQDFEPLFYPAGTMYGLAEQSYRLGLFGIFNTRGLHDFVTSNYGMNGLHFEPAVESSLFHDGRPPRSGPVRIFFYGRPSVDRNAFELGLAALHQLKKELGGAVEILTAGEEWNPEQYGVRGVINNLGVLPYEKTADLYREIDVGLCFMFTKHPSYLPLEMMASGVTVVTNDNPANHWLLKHEENCLLAEPTYSGVLEQLRRAVLDNTARSRISATAAKRMRTTTWEQQVDQVYAALTSQVDAQLQTPAGGETARGEPKLRAL; this is encoded by the coding sequence ATGAATCACGATCGTCCTGCCACCCCTTCCGCCCCGGCCCGTCCGCCCCCCCTTCCTACCTTGAGGGACAGCGTCACCCCGGGGGGGGACGAATTGACCGTGGGCGACCTGGCCGACATGGTGGCCACCCAGCGGCGGGTGGTGGAGCGCCTGCGGGAGTGTGGCGGAGCGCAGTGCGCGGAGCTCGTGGCGCACGAGCACACGCTGCTCCTGCTGCTCGCCCAGCTGCACAGCCGGGTGGGGAAGCCTTCGTCGCCCATCGAGGATCCGGTGCGCATGGCGCACGTGCTGGCGGATGTCTTCCAGTTCGAGGTCCCCAACTCTCCGCGCAAGCATGTCGGCAAGGCCGTGAGCCGCGCCAAGCGCGCGATGATGAAAGGGCTCATGCCCTTCCACATCGAGGTGTTGCGCCCTCAGCGGGAGTTCAACGCCGAGCTGGCCATGCTCGTGGAGCAGATGAGCGCCCACCGCAGCGCCACGCTGAACGCGGACCAGGGCGCGCAGATCCGCGGCCGCCTGGAGCCGCTGGCGGATCCGACCGCCTGGCGGCCCCGCTCCCACCGCGCCAGCACGGCGGGGGGCATGTTCACGCTCCTCAAGAAATCCTACCTCACCACGCTGGGCCCGGTGCTCCGCCAGCTGCTGGAGGGCCAGCGGCGCTGGAACCTGGCGGCGGTCGATGCCCTGTGCGCGGCGGTGGACTGGCAGGCCCCGGCCGCCTCCCGCGCCGAGCGGATGATCTCCGAGCTGGAGGCGCTCAGCAATCCGATGGCGCAGGGCATGGCCTCGCTCGGCCTGCGCGCGCTCTCGCCCATCTGGAATGAGCTGCTGCGGCGCCAGGTGCGCTTCAACCAGACGGTCGTCCGGGCGCTGGCGGCCATCCACCATGTCAATGAGCCAACAGTTCACGACTACCAGGCCTGGTGCGCCGCCCACGAGCCGGAGCAATTCCGCCAGGCGAGCCGGGCCCTGCTGTCGCTGACGCGCCGGCCGCTGCTGAGCCTGCTGACGCCCACCTACAACACGCCCGAGTCCGTGTTGCGCGCCTGCCTCGACTCGGTGCGCGCCCAGTCCTACGACCGGTGGGAGATGTGCATCGCGGATGACGGCTCCACCGCCCCGCACGTCGTCCGGGTGCTGCGGGAGTACGCGGATCTGGACAAGCGCATCCGGTTCATCCGGACGCCCTCCAACGGCGGCATCGCCAAGGCCACCAACGCGGCGCTGGACCTGGTGCAGGGCGAGTACGTCTGCTTCCTGGACCACGATGACACGCTGGCCCCGCACGCCCTGGCCGAGGTGGCGCTGCGCCTTCAGACCGAGCCGGAAGCGGACCTGCTCTACTCCGACGAGGACCGGATGGATCAATCCGGCCGCCGGGTGCTCCCCTTCTTCAAGCCGGGCTGGTCGCCGGACCTGCTGCGCAGCGCCAATTACATCTGCCATTTCCTGGTCGTGAAGCGTGACCTGCTGGAGAAGGTGGGCCGCATCCGCGAGGGTTTCGACGGCGCGCAGGATTACGATCTCATCCTCCGGGTGTCGGAGCAGGCCCAGCGAATCGCTCACATCCCGCGCATTCTCTATCATTGGCGCATGAGCGCCGTGTCCATGGCGGCGGATGTGAGGAATAAGCCGAAGGCCTCGGACGCGGCCCGGCGCGCGCTGGCGGACCACCTGGCCCGGTGCTCGGAAGAAGCCATCATCGAGGAGCCGCTGCCCACCACGTTCCACATGCGCTACCCAGTGCGTGGCAAGCCGCTCGTGTCCATCATTGTCCCCTTCAAGGACAAGCCCGAGCTGCTCGCCAAGCTGGTGGAGAGCCTGGAGCGGCACAACTCCTACGCGCATTACGAGCTGCTGCTCATCTCCAACAACAGCGTCCGGCCCGAGACCCATGCCTTGCTGGACCGGCTGGTGGATCCGCGCATCCGCAAGCTGACGTGGAACGAGCCTTTCAATTACTCGGCCATCAATAACTTCGGGGTGCGCAACGCCCAGGGCGAGCTGCTGCTCTTCCTGAACAATGATGTGGAAGCCCTGAAGGCCGGCTGGCTGGAGGAGCTCATCGGCCAGGCCCAGCGCCCGGGCGTGGGCGCGGTGGGCCCCAAGCTGGTCTTCCCGGATCAGACCATCCAGCACGCGGGCGTGATTCTGGGAATGGGCGGGTTTGCCGGGCATGTCTTCGCCCGGCTGGCGGACCGGGCCGAGTGGACGGCGTTCGGACACGCGGACTGGACGCGCAACTACCTGGCGGTCACCAGCGCCTGCGTGATGATGCGCCGGGACGTGTTCGAGTCGGTGGGCGGCTACGACGAGAGCTTCATCGTGTGCGGCAGCGACGTCGAGCTGTGCCTGCGCATCGTCGAGAAGGGCCTGCGGGTCATCTACACGCCGGCGGCGAAGCTGCTGCACGACGAGTCGGCCACGCGCCGGGTGGACTCCATCCCCGAGGTGGACTTCTGGCGCTCGTTCTCGACATACCGCCGCTACCTGCGCGAGGGAGACCCCTTCTACAACCCCAACCTGTCGCTCACGATGGGGGATGGGACCCTGCGGCGGGACAAGCGGGACGCGGAGTCGATGGCGGTCCAGGTGTTGACCACGGAGCTGCCCGGCTCCCGGATGCCCGTGGCCTCGCAGGGCCGTGCGAACCACCAGCGCCACATCGCCGAGCACGTGCCGGGCATGGACTGCCTGCCCGTGGAGGCGGAGCGCACCCGGCAGCAGAACGGCGGCCGGATCGCCGCCCTCCAGAGCCGCAGCAAGCAACTGCGCAAGCTGTCCTGGTTCGTGCCCTATTTCCGCCACCCCTTTGGGGGGGTGCACACCATCCTGCGCTTCGGGCACCTGATGCGGACGCGGCATGGGGTGGAAAGCCAGTTCGTCATCTACGACAACCCCCATGCGAGCGCCCGGGAGATGGAGGCGCGCGCCCGGGTCCTGTATGAGATGCCGCCGGGCAGCTTCCGGGTGCTCTCCTCCCAGGAGGACGTGAAGACGCTTCCGGAGTGTGATCTGGCCATCGCCACGTTCTGGCGCAGCGCCTATCTCATTCTCAAACATCCTCAGGCCTACGCCCGTGCGTACTTCGTGCAGGACTTCGAGCCGCTCTTCTACCCTGCGGGCACGATGTATGGTTTGGCCGAGCAGAGCTACCGGCTCGGGTTGTTCGGCATCTTCAACACCCGGGGCCTGCACGACTTCGTCACCTCCAATTACGGGATGAACGGTCTGCATTTCGAGCCCGCGGTGGAGTCGTCGCTCTTCCACGACGGGCGGCCGCCGCGCTCGGGCCCGGTCCGCATCTTCTTCTACGGGCGTCCGTCCGTGGACCGGAACGCGTTCGAGCTGGGACTGGCGGCGCTGCATCAGCTCAAGAAGGAGCTGGGAGGCGCCGTGGAGATCCTCACCGCCGGTGAGGAGTGGAACCCGGAGCAGTACGGCGTCCGGGGCGTCATCAACAACCTGGGCGTGCTCCCCTACGAGAAGACGGCGGACCTGTACCGGGAGATCGACGTCGGGCTGTGCTTCATGTTCACCAAGCATCCCTCGTACCTCCCCCTGGAGATGATGGCCTCCGGGGTGACGGTGGTGACCAACGACAACCCGGCCAACCACTGGCTGCTCAAGCACGAAGAGAACTGCCTGCTGGCGGAGCCCACCTACTCGGGGGTGCTCGAACAGCTGCGCCGCGCCGTGCTGGACAACACGGCCCGGAGCCGAATCAGCGCGACGGCCGCCAAGCGGATGCGGACCACCACCTGGGAGCAGCAGGTGGATCAGGTCTACGCCGCGCTTACCAGCCAGGTGGATGCGCAGCTCCAAACCCCGGCCGGTGGAGAGACGGCCCGGGGGGAGCCGAAGCTCCGGGCCCTCTGA
- a CDS encoding tRNA-uridine aminocarboxypropyltransferase, giving the protein MRPVCLRCRRPQATCYCAHIPRVETRTRVVFLQHPRERRVAIGTARMAHLALSNSELHQGVDFSDNPRLAALAAAPERVAVLFPGKEAMTLEEARARPPETLIVVDGTWPLAKKVVSINPVLAGLPRIGFTPRRPSNYRIRAEPAEHCVSTIEAVVDVLGALEGDQPRFDAMLRAFEFMVDTQLENQSSRQEPPRRRIYKAPWRPPLELRSLAERFPRLVLLYAEANAHPMDAGISPELVHLVASRPFTGERFEAVLAPREPLARSTPLHTELPERVLLAGEDRSAALGRFEAFLRPDDVLAVWTSYALELLWRDGVRRRQAVNVRLATARALAGKAGGVEQAVAMLGAEAPALWAQGRAGRRIQALEAVAQALILRGQATQPPLKRKGA; this is encoded by the coding sequence GTGCGTCCCGTCTGCCTGCGCTGCCGCCGTCCTCAAGCCACCTGCTACTGTGCGCACATCCCTCGCGTGGAGACGCGCACCCGCGTCGTCTTCCTCCAGCACCCGCGCGAGCGGCGCGTGGCCATCGGCACGGCCCGCATGGCGCACCTGGCGCTGAGCAACTCCGAGTTGCACCAGGGGGTGGATTTCTCGGACAACCCCCGGCTGGCGGCGCTGGCCGCGGCGCCCGAGCGCGTGGCCGTGCTCTTCCCCGGCAAGGAGGCGATGACGCTCGAGGAGGCGCGCGCGCGGCCCCCGGAGACGCTCATCGTCGTGGACGGGACGTGGCCCCTGGCCAAGAAGGTCGTCTCCATCAACCCCGTGCTCGCGGGGCTGCCCCGCATCGGCTTCACCCCGCGCCGCCCGAGCAACTACCGCATCCGCGCCGAGCCCGCGGAGCACTGTGTCTCGACCATCGAGGCGGTGGTGGATGTGCTGGGCGCGCTGGAGGGAGATCAGCCGCGCTTCGATGCGATGCTGCGCGCCTTCGAGTTCATGGTGGACACCCAGCTGGAGAACCAGTCCAGCCGCCAGGAGCCGCCCCGCCGCCGCATCTACAAGGCGCCCTGGCGTCCGCCCCTGGAGCTGCGCTCGCTGGCCGAGCGCTTCCCCCGGCTCGTGCTCCTGTACGCCGAGGCCAATGCCCACCCCATGGACGCGGGCATTTCACCGGAGCTGGTCCACCTGGTGGCGAGCCGCCCCTTCACCGGCGAGCGCTTCGAGGCCGTGCTGGCCCCGCGTGAGCCGCTCGCGCGCAGCACCCCGCTGCACACGGAGCTGCCCGAGCGTGTCCTGCTCGCGGGGGAGGACCGGAGCGCGGCGCTGGGCCGCTTCGAGGCCTTCCTGCGCCCGGACGACGTTCTGGCGGTGTGGACGTCCTATGCGTTGGAGCTGCTGTGGCGCGATGGCGTGAGGCGGCGCCAGGCGGTGAACGTGCGGCTGGCGACGGCCCGGGCCCTTGCGGGCAAGGCGGGCGGCGTGGAGCAGGCGGTGGCGATGCTGGGGGCGGAGGCGCCCGCGCTCTGGGCGCAGGGGCGCGCGGGCCGGCGCATTCAAGCCCTGGAGGCCGTGGCCCAGGCGCTCATCCTGCGCGGCCAGGCCACGCAGCCGCCCCTGAAGCGCAAGGGGGCGTGA